In the Acidobacteriota bacterium genome, CTTGGCCTCGCCATTGCAAAGAACATCATCGAAGGGCTCGGCGGCGCCATTACGGTGGCGACGCGGCCGGGCGTGGGCACCGATTTTCGAATCGAGCTGGGCGACGCGCCGGGGCGGGCCGAGGGATAGGCCCAGGCAGTAGGCTAAAGGCACATGGCAGGCAGCATCCTCCTCGCCGACGACGAAGAGAAGATCCTCAAGACGCTCGGGCGCGCGCTGCGCGACGATGGGCACGAGGTGACGACGGCGGCGAACGCGCGGGAGGCTACGCGATGCCTGAACGAGCGCGCCTTCGACTTGCTGGTGATCGACTTCCTGATGCCCGATCGCACCGGCCTCGACGTGATTCGCGACCTGGCCGCCGCGACGCCCGACACCGAGCGGCCGGCGATTGTCATGATGACCGCCCATGGCAGCATTGACAGCGCGGTCGAGGCCATGAAGCTCGGCGCCTGCGATTACCTGCAGAAGCCGTTCGAGGTGGACCAGCTGCTGCTCCTGGCCCGGCGCGCCCTCGACGACCAGCGGGCGCGCACCGGGCTGCGCTACCTGCTGAGTGAGCGCGACGCGGAGTTCGATCACTACGGCATCATCGGCCGCAGCCGGCCGATTCGCGACGTCATCACCCGGGCGGAGCTGGTCGCCGAGTCGAAGAGCACGGTGCTCGTGACCGGCGAAACCGGCACCGGCAAGGAACTGGTCGCGCGCGCCATTCACGCCCGCAGCGCGCAGCGCCACATGCCGATGATCAAGGTGAACTGCGCCGCCATTCCCGAGACGCTGCTCGAGTCCGAACTGTTCGGCCACGTGCGCGGGGCGTTCACCGGCGCGTCGTTCACGAAGAAAGGACGTTTCGCCCTGGCCGACGGCGGCACCATCTTCCTCGACGAGATCGGCACCATCGCCCTGAGCGTGCAGGCCAAGCTGCTGCGCGTGCTGCAGGACCGCGAGTTCGAGCCGCTCGGCGCCGAACGCACCCAGCGCGTGGATGTGCGGGTCATCGCCGCGACCAATCGCGACCTGCGGCAGTTGGTCGCCGAGGGCAAGTTTCTCGAAGACCTGTTCTATCGCCTGAACGTCATCCCCATCGAAATGCCGCCGCTGCGGGATCGGCCGGATGACATTCCCCTGCTGGTTGACCATTTCGTCCGGCGATTCGCCGAACGCACCGGCAAGAAGATTGACGGCGTTGACGAGAAGGCCATGGTGGAACTCTCGGGCTATGGCTGGCCCGGCAACGTGCGCGAACTGGAGAACACCATCGAACGCGCCGTGGTGCTCTCGACCGGATCGCGGCTGACCAGCCAGTCGGTGTGGCTCATGAGCGCCACGGCCACACCGGCGACCGCGGCGGTGCCGTCACTGAAGCTGCACCAGAACCTCGAATGGGCCGAACGCGAAACCATGCGGCGGGCGCTCGAACAGGCGCGCGGCGTCAAGAAGGACGCCGCCGAACTGATGGGCATCAGCCAGCGCGCGCTGAGCCACTACCTAGCCAAGTACCGCCTTGAAGACTAGCCGCCGGGCGCCTCTCGTCGCGCGAGTGCCGCTTACGCACAGCGTAAGCGCTTACGCCGCGCGAAGGAACCGGGCGAGCGCCGGCGGCCGGCCCGGCCCCTGCGCGAGTGCCGGAATGCCGCGGCACCAGTTGGGCATCACCCTTGCTTAGGTCCTGCCAGGTGACGTCGATCCTGTCCTCTTTAGCTGATGCAGTTGCCGCGGCGGGGACGGCGCTCCTGCTGGGGGTGGCAGCAATGTCTTCCCAGCAGGACCCCGCCGCGGCTTCTGCGCCCTTCGACTCGCCTGCGAGCGGCTCCGCCGCTCACAGGCTCGCTCAGGGCAGGCCCTCTGACTCTGTTACCGAGCCACGCGTGATTGAGGTGGTGGCCAAGCGATTCGCCTTCGAGCCCGCCCGCATCGAGGTAACCGAAGGCGAGCACGTCCGTCTCGTGGTAACGTCCGCGGACGGTGTTCACGGCGTCGGCATCAAGAAGTTTCGCGTCGAGAAGACCGTGCCGCGCGGCGGCACGCCGGTGACCATCGATTTCGTCGCGTCGGCGGCAGGCGAGTTCCCCATCCTCTGTTCCGAGTATTGCGGCAATGGCCACGACGAGATGAAGGGCCTGCTGGTCGTGGCCGCGCGGAAACAGTAGCTGCAGGAGAACCCGTTGTTGATGATGCCTTCGCTCCGCTTCCTGCTGCCGGCCCTGCTGGTGGCGTGTGCCGCCGTCCCGGCGGCCGCCCAGGCTCCGGCCGACGACCCGGATCTCGATCAGAACCATGCGCAGCCCGACTACTACGTGGCGACGATGCCCACGAACCTGCGACTGCCCAAGGGAAAGTTTGCCTTCCGGCTGACGCACCGCTTCCTGCAGCCGATGGGCGACGGCGACTTCAGCGACCTGGCGGCGCGCCTGTTCGGGTTCGACAGCAGCGCGCAGATCGGGCTCGACCTGAAGTACGGCCTGTTCCGCGGCACGAGCGTCGGCATCTACCGCACCTCCGATCGCACCGTCCAGTTCTCGGGGCAGTTCGACGTCGTGTCGCAGAAGGACGCGCCGGTCGGCCTCGGCCTCAACGTCAACGTCGATGGCACCGGCAACTTCACCGACGACTTCTCGCCCGGCGTGGCGCTGGTGCTGTCGCGCGAACTTGGCCAGCGGGGCGCCTTTTACTTCGAGCCGTCGTACGTGTCTAACGTCAATATCGGCGTGGCGCCCTCGGACGAGGACTACACGGTCATGACCGGCATCGGCGCCCGGCTGCGTGCGGCCCGGAACACCTACCTGTTCCTCGAACTCTCGCCCAGGGTGGCCGGTTACAAACCTGGCGTGACACTGATCAGTTTTGGTTTCGAGCAGCGCGCCGGCGGGCACCTGTTCCAGCTCAATTTCTCGAACGGCCACGGCACCACCTTGGCCCAGGTGGCACGCGGCGGCACGGCGTACGACGACTGGTACCTTGGTTTCAACCTGGCGCGGAAGTTCTTCTGAGGGATACTGATGGTGATGAACCGAACGATTGGAATGGGCTTGGCGGCAGCCATTATCGTGGCCATGACGGCGGCGGCCTGCGGCGGTGGCAGCAGCGGCGGGTCAACCCCGACCACCCCGACTCCGACGCCGCCGGCCGGCGGCACGCCGAGCAGCACTGCGACGATCACCATCGGTGCGAATGGCGCGGTCAGCCCGTCGAGCGTCACCATCGCCCGTGGCGGACGGGTCACCATGATCAACAACGACAGCCGGTCGCACGACATGGCGTCGGATCCGCACCCCGAGCACACGCAGTGCACCGAGATCAACCAGATCGGGTTCCTGACGGCGGGTCAGCAGCGCACCTCGGGCAACTTCAACACCGCCCGCACCTGCAGCTTTCACGATCACAACCTGCCCGACAATGCCGGCCTGAAGGGCACGATCATCATTCAGTAGTCGTGAACGGCCGCGATCGTCTTAGCGGCCCGTGAAGTCAGGCTGGCGCTTCTCGAGATTGGCGGCGATGCCCTCGCGCGCGTCCTCGCTCTCGAACAACCGCTGCTGGAGCTCGCGCTCGAGCGCCAGGCCTTCGTGGAAGCCCACCTCGAGCCCCGACTGCACCGCGCGCTTGATGTGCCCCACCGCCTTGCTGGCCTTGTTCGGCGGCGTGAACTGCTTCGCGTAGTCGTGGACCGCGTCGGCAAAGGACCGGCCCGCCAGCTCGGCCTCGCCCCACACGTGGTTGACGAGCCCCATGTCGCGCGCCTCTTCGAAGCTGAAGAGCGAACCGAGCGCCATGGTCTCAATCGCCTTGGCCTTGCCGACAATGCGCGCGAAGCGCTGGGTGCCGCCGGTCCCTGGCAACACGCCCAGGGCCACTTCGGGCATGCCAATCTTGCCGCCGCCCTGCCGGGCAATGCGAATGTCGGCTGCCATCACCACTTCGAGTCCTCCGCCGACGGCGTGGCCGTTGAGCGCAGCGATCACCAGCTTCGGCGTCTGCTCCAGCCGATTGAGCGTCTCGTTGGCGTGCAGGCAGAAGTAGTACTTGAAGGTGGGATCGGCGTCCTTGAGCATGCCGATGTTGGCGCCGGCGCAGAAGAACTTCTCCCCCGCGCCCGTGATCACGATCACGTGGACCGCAGCGTCCATGCGGGCCGTCAGCACGGCGGCGTCCAGCTCCTGCATCATCTCGTAGGAGTACGTGTTCGCCGGCGGGTCAACCAGCGTAATGGTGGCGACACCGTCGGCGACGGCATACTGAATCTTGTTGTGGGTCATATCGGGAGTCGGGAGTCGGGAGTCGGGAGTCGGGAGTCGGGGTCTCTCGACTCCCGGTTCCCGGTTCCCGACTCCCGGCATTATTGTTCGGTCCTGACGTACTCGAAATCGATCGGTTGGCGGTTGATGCCGCGCTGGGGCGGCGCGATGTAGTTGGCGAACTGCCCCGGCTGGTAGACCGGCGTGGCCTGGATGCTGTGCAGGTAGCGCTTGTCATCGGGCGACGGCAGCCACTCGTACTTGCGGCGTTCCCAGTCCTCGGTGCTCAGCTGGTTGCCGTACGGGTCGAAGTGCTTGGCGGCGTAGACGCCAACCTTGCGGTTGAACTTGCGCGACGGCAGCGTGATGCGCTCGGACATGCCGTGCGCTTCGAGCACGCGCTTGTTCCAGCGATCGACGCCGGCCTGGCAGTCGCCGACGTACCAGTCGCGCAGGACCTCGTTGAGGGCGTTCCTCATGGGCACTTCCTCGCGAATGATCAGGCCGCTGTCGTCCATCAGGTCGAGCACGTACATGTTGCCCGCCAGGATGTGGTCATCGTCAAACTTGTCTTCTTCGGCGCGGCCTTTCAGGCCATTCGAGAAGTACGCCGCGGCGTTGCTCGACACTTCGCTGCCGTGCAGGTCCAGGCTCTGGCTGAACCAGAAATTGACGAACTTCTGGATCAGCGGCAAGTCGATGCCGCCGTGCTTGCGGACATCGCCCGAGAACCCGGTCTCGCGCAGCAACTGGCAGGTGCGCTCGAGAATGCGGGCAATGCCGGTCTCGCCCACGAACATGTGATGGGCTTCCTCGGTCAACATGAACTTGGTCGTCCGGGCCAGCGGATCGAGCGAGCTCTCCGACAGCGACAGCAACTGCGACTTGCCGTCACGGTCGGTGAACATGGTGAAGGCGAAGAAGTCGAGCCAGGTGTCGATCGGCTCGTTGAACGCCTCGAGCATGCGGGGCGTGTCGTCGTTGCCGCTGCGGCGCTCGAGCAGCGCCTCGGCCTCTTCGCGGCCGTCGCGGCCGAAGTACGAGTGCAGCAGGTAGACCATCGCCCACAAGTGGCGGCCTTCCTCGACGTTGACCTGGAACAGGTTGCGCAGGTCATACAGGCTCGGGCAGTGCGCGCCGAGCGAGCGCTGCTGCTCGACGCTGGCGGGTTCGGTGTCGCCTTGAATGACGATCAGGCGGCGCAGCTGGTTGCGGAATTCGCCCGGCACCTCCTGCCATACCGGCTGGCCCTTGAAGTCGCCGAAGCCGATGCGACGATCGGGAACCGGCTCGGCCAGGAAGATGCCCCAGCGGTACTCGGGCAGCTTCACGAAATCGAAGTGCGCCCAGCCGGCGGCATCCACGCTGATGGCCGTCCGCAGGTAGACCTGGTGGCTGTCCTGGAACCCGGGCGGGCCCATGTCGCGCCACCAATCGAGGTAGGCGGGCTGCCAGTGCTCGAGCGCCCGCTGCAGGCGCTTGTTGCCGGCCAGGTCAACGTTGTTCGGGATCTTCTCCGCTGAAATCATGAGCGTCCCCTCTTAAGTGCGCTTGAAATCGAAGGTCGGGCGGCCTTCGCGGCCATAGGTCATGAGCGCGCCACGTTCGCCCACGGCGTTGGGCCGCTGGAAGATCCAGTTCTGCCACGCCGTCAGGCGGCCGAAGATCTTGGTCTCCATGGTCTCCGGTCCGGCGAAGCGCAGGTTGGCTTCCATGCCGGTGAGCGCATCGGGCGAAAACGCCGCGCGCGCCTCGAGCGCCATGCGCACTTCATCGTCCCAATCGATATCGTCGGGCGCCGAGAACACGAGGCCGGCGGCCAGCGCCTGTGGCGCGTCCATCGGCCCGCCGTGCGAAAGCGCCTTGTCGACCGATTCGGGCTCGCCGAGGAACCGCACCTGCAGCCGCGACAGGCCGTTGCTCATCGGGTAGGCGCCGCCGTTCATCACCGACAACTGGATGGTGTTGGGCTCGTCCGGGTGATCGAGCATGTAGACGCGATCGGCGGCGAGGGCCAGCTCGAACAGGGTACCCGCAAACGCGTTGCCGGGTTCGATCAGCGCAAAGAAGCTGCGCGAGGTGAGGTCCACGCGCTTCAGCGTGCGGCGGATGAAGCTGATGATCTCGCGCACGAGCCAGTTGGCCTGGTTGGCGTCAAGCGACGCGTCAACCGCGAGCACCGCCGCCGGGTCGCCGGTCGCGCGCAGGACCACGGTACCAATCTCCGGCTCGTTGAGGCGCAGGCGCAGCAGCGTGTCGTCCAGTTCGCGGAACGCGCGAATCGCCCACGACTGGTCGCCCGCCTTCTGGAACTCGTCGGCGGTCACCGGCTGCGGCGAATCCGGGGCGCTGATCGTCAACTCGCACACGCGCTTGGCGCGATCGATCGTCCCCTTCACATACTTGTAGGCAATGGTGTCGCCATCAATCGTGGGCGACAGGGGGCCGAGCGTGATGCCGGGGCCGGCCTTCGGACGGTCCGACAGGGCCGCCAGCTCCTGCGCGCGCTTGGCCACGGCCTCCTGGAACTTGCTGGTGGGATACACGGCATCAACGAAGCGGCCGTCGACGGCGCGCTTGCCGCGCACACCTTCCGTCAGGGTGCTGAAATCGTCGGCCAGGTCGCGGCGCACCTTGCGCTTGTCAACCACGCGGGTCAGGCCGCCGGTGCCGGGCAGCACGCCGAGGAGCGGGGTCTCGGGCAAGCCGACCGAGGCGCTGCCATCATCGACCAGCAGGATCTCGTCGCAGGCCAGCGCCAGCTCGTAGCCGCCGCCGGCGCAAATGCCGTTCACCGCCGCCATGAACTTGATGCCGCTGTGCGCGCTCATGTCTTCCATGCCGAGCCGCGTTTCGTTGGTGAACTTGCAGAAGTTCACCTTGAAGGCATGGCTCGACGACCCGAGCATGAAGATGTTGGCACCGGCGCAGAAGATGCGCGGCTTGAGGCTGCTGAGCACCACCGCGTGGACCTCGGGGTGCTCGAAGCGCAGGCGCTGCAGCACGTCGGCCAACTCGATGTCAACGCCCAGGTCGTACGAGTTGAGCTTCAACTTGTAGTCGTTCGGCCGAAGGCCGGCGTCTTCGCGCACGTCCATCGCCAGCGTCGCGACGTTGCCCTCGACGGAGAGCTTCCAGTGCTTGTACTGCTCGGGGGATGTTTCGAAAGTCACCGACGGGGCCGTTACGGTTTGTTCCACGCAGGGAGTTTACTACGTTCTTAAACGCTCGTTCAAATGTATGCTATAAAAGACGCCGGGTTGAATTTCCTCTTGTCCTTGGAATTTCAACCCGGCGTCATTCCATATGGCCAAACCCGCCGCCGCGTCCGACCGCCGAACCGAGATCCTGAAGAGCGCTGCGGCCGCTTTTCGCCGCCGCGGTTATTACGGCGCCAGCGTCGATGAGATTGCCTCGGCCCTGGAGATGACCAAGGGCAACCTCTACTACTACTTCAAGAACAAGGAAGAGATTCTCTTCGCCTGCCACGAGTATTCGCTCGACCTGCTGCTGGCACTGATGACCGACGTGCTGGCTGACACCGCGAGCCCCGAGGCGAAGCTGCGCCGGCTGGTGCTGGCATTCGTGCACCTGATTCTCGACGAACTGCACGGCACCGCGCTGACGCTCGATCCTGAAGCGTTGTCGCCGGTTTTGCTGACGCGCGTGATCGAAAAACGCGACCAGTTCGACCAGGGCGTCCGCGCGATCATCCAGCAGGGCATCGACGAGGGCCAGTTCAAGGCCGGTGACCCGAAGCTGATCGAATTTGCCATGATGGGCGCAATCAACTGGATCCCCAAGTGGTTCGCCCCGGAAGGCCCCGCCACCTCCGACCAGATCGGCGACGCGTTTGCCGACTACCTGGTCGGTGGCCTCCTCAAAAATTAGCAATCGGTTGCACTAATTTCGTACTCTCGCGGCCCGAACGTCACACGCCGGATCAATAATTCACCAGCGCAGACTTTCCCCCTTCAGCCACGAGGCCTCATGAAGCTGTTCCGAACCTGCTCGATCCTTGCGCTGTTCCTCTATGCCGCGGTAACGCCGTACGCCGCGGGCCAGGCCAGCCTCTCGGCCCTCGATGTGCCGTACACCCAAGACTTCAACACCCTGGCGTCCTCGGACACCTCGAATACCACGCCGGCCGGGTGGGAGTTTGTCGAGACTGGGACGTCAGGGGCTGTTAACGGCTTGTATACCGCCGGCAACGGCGCCGGTACCGCTGGCGACACCTACAGTTTCGGAACGAACTTCAGCTCGGAACGAGCCTTTGGCGGGCTGCAGAGCAATACCCACATGCCCACCATCGGCGCCGTGTTCGTCAATAACACGGGCCAGCCGATTACGAGCCTCGATGTCAGCTACGTCGGCGAACAGTGGCGCCTGGGCGCCGCCGGCCGCCTCGACCGGCTCGACTTCCAGTACAGTCTCGACGCCGCTAGCCTCAACACCGGCACGTGGACCGATGTCGACGCGCTCGACTTCGTCGCGCCGGTCACCACCGGCCCCACCGGCGCGCTCGACGGCAACGCCGCCCCGAACCGCACGCTAATCAGCGGATCGATTGCACTGAGCATCGCGCCTGGCGGCAGGCTCCGGATCCGCTGGACCGACTTCAATCCCACCGGTTCCGATGACGGCCTGGCCGTGGACGATTTCAGCATCACGCCGCGCGGCGACGGCCCGGTGCTGCCCTCGCTGACGATCAACGACGTTGCGGTGATGGAGGGCGACAGCGGCACCCAGACCGCCACCTTCACGGTGACGGCCTCGACCGTGCTCCACACCGGCATCTCGTTCGACATCGCCACCGCCGATGGCACAGGCATCGCGCCCGCCCAGGTCGCTGATTTCGACTACGTCGCTCGCGCCGAAGTGGACCAGTTGATCGCGGCAGGCAACACCACCTATACGTTCCACGTCACCATCAACGGCGACACCACGGTCGAAGCCCACGAAATCTTCTTCGTCAATCTCTCGGGCGTCACCGGCGCGACGATTGCCGACGGCCAGGGTCTCGGCACCATCACGAACGACGATGTGGCGCCGCCGGTGGTGTCGGACGTCGTGATCAGCCAGGTCTACGGCGGTGGCGGCAATTCGGGTGCGCCGCTCGGCCGCGACTTCATCGAGCTGTTCAACGCCGGCACCTCCGTGGTCAGCCTGGCAGACTGGTCGGTCCAGTACGCCAGCGCGACGGGCACGACTTGGTCCGTCACGAACTTGACCGGCACCATTGCCCCTGGCGGGTACTACCTGGTCCAGCAGGCGGTCAATCCCGGCAACCCGAGCGCCCCGGCGCTGCCAATAACACCCGATGCGATCGGCACCATCGGCATGGCGACCGGCGCCGGCAAGGTGGCCCTCGTGTCCTCGACGACGGCCATTGCCGGCGCGTGTCCGGTCAGCGGTGTCGTGGATTTGGTCGGCTACGGTACTACCGCCAACTGCTTTGAAGGCACGGCGGCGGCGGCGGCGCCGAGCAATACCACTGCGGGCTTCCGCAAGCGCGGCGGCTGCTACGACTCCGATCACAACAACGTCGACTTCGCGATCAACCAACCGGGCCCGCGCAACAGCGCCTCGCCCGCGCGCAGCTGCACGCCCATCACCGTGGCGATCCACGACCTCCAGGGCAACGGCCTGACCACGCCGTTCTTCGATCAGGACGTGCTCACGACCGGCATCGTCACCGGCAAGAAGAGCAACGGCTTCTTCATGCAGTCGCCGCCGGCCGGATACGACGCCGACCCGATGACGTCGGAAGCGTTGTTCGTGTTCACCGGCGCGACGCCCGCGGTCGTGGCCGGTGACGAGGTGACCGCCCGCGGCACCGCCACCGAGTACTTCTCGCTGACCCAGGTCGAAGCCTCGCTGCCCGGCGACCTCACGATCGTGTCGACAGGGAACGCGCTGCCGGCCCCGATCACGCTGACGGCGGCCATGCTCGATCCAGCCGGTGCGCCGCAGCAGCTCGAGCCCTACGAGGGCATGCGCATCGCCGCGGCCGCGCTCGTCTCGGTGGCGCCAACCGACGGCTTCGGCGAGATCGCCGCCGTGCTTCCCGGTGTGCCACGGCCCATGCGGGAGCCCGGCATTCCGCTGTCGGATCCGGTGCCGCCGGATCCGACCTCCGGCGTGCCCGATTGCTGCATTCCGCGGTTTGATGGGAATCCGGAACGCATCTTCATCGACACCGAAGGTCTCGCCGGCATGTCGGTGACCTCGGTGACGTCGAACGTCACGCTGGGGAATGTCCTGGGCCCGCTGGACTTCTCTTTCGGCGCCTACAAGATCCTGCCGGAGGTCGCGCCCACCGTCAGCGCCAACATGACTGGCGTGCCAGTGCCGACGCCGTTGGCTGGCGAGTTCACGGTGGCCGGCTTCAACATCGAGAACTTCGGCGGCGACGCGACTCGCCTGCAGAAGGCGTCGCGCGCGATTCGCGAGTTGATGCGCTCGCCCGACGTCATCGGCCACATCGAGATCCTCAACGAGGCGGCACTGCAGGCGCTGGCCGACCAGGTGAACCACGACGCGATCGCCGCGGGTGAGCCCGATCCCAACTATCAGGCGCGACTGGTCCTCGGCCCGCCCATCAATGGCCAGCCGTCAGTGCAGAACCTTGGCTTCCTCGTCAAGACCTCGCGCGTGCGCATCGACTCGGTGAGCCAGGAGCCGGCTGGCTCGTACACGCCTCCCGGCAGCACGTCGTCGGCGGTCTTGTATGACCGCCCGCCATTGGTGCTGCGGGCAACGGCTGACGCCGAGGGCGTCAACCCCCGTCCCATGATCGTGGTCGTCAATCACTTGCGCTCGTTCATCAGCATCGCGGTGGTGGGTATCGAAGGCGATCGGGTGCGAGCTAAGCGCACGGCGCAGGCTGAGGCCACGGCGCAGTTGCTGCAGGACCTGCAAACCGACAACCCGGGAGTGGCGGTGATCTCGGTGGGCGACTACAACGCCTACGAGTTCAACGACGGCTACACCGACCCGATGTCGATCATCACGGGCTCACCCACTCCCGACGACCAGATCGTCGTCGATGCCAGCCCCGACCTGGTCGATCCCAACTACATCAACCTGACCGGCGGGCTCCCGGCCGGCGAGCGCTACAGCTTCATCTTCGAGGGGACGCCGCAGGCGCTGGATCACGTCCTGGTCAATACCGTCGCGAACGGCTACCTGCAGGGTTACGCGATCGCACGCGGCAACGCGGACTTCCCGGCCAGCGCCGCGTTCACTGCCGACCCGACGCGGCCAGAGAGATCCTCGGATCACGACATGCCGGTCGCCTACTTCCGCTTCCCGCCGCCCTCTGCCGACCTGGCGGTCAGCATCGTCGCCGACGCGGCCACGGCTGCCGCGGGCGGCTCGGTCACCTACACGGTGACCGTGACCAATAACGGCGGCTCGCCCGCGCAGAACGTGGTCGTGAGCGCGAACGCCACGACCACCACCTACGCATCGATGGCGGCGGGCGCCGTGGAAACGTTCACCTTCAGCGCGTTGGTCGGCTGCGATGCACCGAACGCCACGCTGTTCACCGCCACGGCGTCAGTCGTCTCCGATACGGCCGACCCGGGGCCGGCTAACAACAGCGCCGCCGCTTCGGTGGTGGTCACCAATGCCCCGCCCACGTTGAGCGGAATCACGACCAGCACGTCGGTGCTCTGGCCGGCCAATCACCAGATGGTCGATGTCATCATCCGCTACACCGCCGCCGATCAGTGTGGGCTGGTGGTGACCGGGTTGTCGGTGACGAGCAACGAGCCGATCAACGGCGCCGGTGACGGCAACACCGCTCCGGATTGGGAAGTCATCGACGCCAACCTGATCCGGTTGCGGGCGGAACGCGCCGGCGGCGGCGCGGGGCGCATCTACACCGTGGCGATCACGGCCACCGATGCGGCGGGCCAGGCCACCCAGTCGTCGGTGGCCATCACGGTGCCGCACAGCCGCAAGTAGCGAACACGACCGCGACGGTCACCAGGGGCCGGAGGGTTTCCTCCGGCCTCAGGGGTTGAGCCGGACCCGCCGAATCGTCCACACGGTGTCTTCGCCGGCGGCTTCGCCCTGCATGAAACCCAGGGTGTCGCCGCACACGGCCATGGGCATGGGCGCCGCGCCAACCGGCAGCGTCACGTCGATTGCGCGCAGGCGCGTCACCGCCCGGCCGTTCGCATCGAGAGTCAGCCGGACGAGGCGGCGGACACCGTCCGCGGTGGTCTGCAGTCCCACGAACCCGGTGCCATGACGGCGCAGCCGATCGAACCCGGCCAGCGCGATCGTCTTCGGGGCCGTCACGGGGCTCACCGCCCGCGTGCGCAGATCGATGGCCAGCAAGCCGTCGCGATGCGAGACGTAGGCCACGTTGTCGCGGCGGCCCAGGGTGAGGCTGAGCGGCACGACGTCGCCCAGGCTGGCCAACACCGTCAACTGAGTAGCGGCTGGCCTCAGTACCAGGACGCGGCGCTGCGCGGTGTCGAGCACCAGTACGGCCCCAGACCCCGCCATCGCCACATCGACCGGCTGCGCGGGCACGAGCGACTCGGGAACCGCGAAGCTTGCCAGCGGCCGGCCGGAGATGAGCTGCACCCGATGCAGGGTGGCGCCGCGGCCATCGCCTTCCGCGGTGGCGACCCAGAGGCTGCCGTTGGTCGTGTCGATGTCGAGGGCCGTGACGTCCAGGAAGCCGGCCACCTCGGCGCGCGTCAAGTCGGTGGCGTGATCGCTGCCTTCGGCCACGATCTGCAACTTGCGGCCGGGCCGGTCGCCGAACACGAAGCGCTTCGACACCGCATCGCACACCAGGCCCCCGGGCGCGAACGCGGCGCTGGTAAATCGCCCGGCCTCTTCGATGGCCAAAGGTGCCAGGGGTGCCAAAGGGGC is a window encoding:
- a CDS encoding lamin tail domain-containing protein, giving the protein MKLFRTCSILALFLYAAVTPYAAGQASLSALDVPYTQDFNTLASSDTSNTTPAGWEFVETGTSGAVNGLYTAGNGAGTAGDTYSFGTNFSSERAFGGLQSNTHMPTIGAVFVNNTGQPITSLDVSYVGEQWRLGAAGRLDRLDFQYSLDAASLNTGTWTDVDALDFVAPVTTGPTGALDGNAAPNRTLISGSIALSIAPGGRLRIRWTDFNPTGSDDGLAVDDFSITPRGDGPVLPSLTINDVAVMEGDSGTQTATFTVTASTVLHTGISFDIATADGTGIAPAQVADFDYVARAEVDQLIAAGNTTYTFHVTINGDTTVEAHEIFFVNLSGVTGATIADGQGLGTITNDDVAPPVVSDVVISQVYGGGGNSGAPLGRDFIELFNAGTSVVSLADWSVQYASATGTTWSVTNLTGTIAPGGYYLVQQAVNPGNPSAPALPITPDAIGTIGMATGAGKVALVSSTTAIAGACPVSGVVDLVGYGTTANCFEGTAAAAAPSNTTAGFRKRGGCYDSDHNNVDFAINQPGPRNSASPARSCTPITVAIHDLQGNGLTTPFFDQDVLTTGIVTGKKSNGFFMQSPPAGYDADPMTSEALFVFTGATPAVVAGDEVTARGTATEYFSLTQVEASLPGDLTIVSTGNALPAPITLTAAMLDPAGAPQQLEPYEGMRIAAAALVSVAPTDGFGEIAAVLPGVPRPMREPGIPLSDPVPPDPTSGVPDCCIPRFDGNPERIFIDTEGLAGMSVTSVTSNVTLGNVLGPLDFSFGAYKILPEVAPTVSANMTGVPVPTPLAGEFTVAGFNIENFGGDATRLQKASRAIRELMRSPDVIGHIEILNEAALQALADQVNHDAIAAGEPDPNYQARLVLGPPINGQPSVQNLGFLVKTSRVRIDSVSQEPAGSYTPPGSTSSAVLYDRPPLVLRATADAEGVNPRPMIVVVNHLRSFISIAVVGIEGDRVRAKRTAQAEATAQLLQDLQTDNPGVAVISVGDYNAYEFNDGYTDPMSIITGSPTPDDQIVVDASPDLVDPNYINLTGGLPAGERYSFIFEGTPQALDHVLVNTVANGYLQGYAIARGNADFPASAAFTADPTRPERSSDHDMPVAYFRFPPPSADLAVSIVADAATAAAGGSVTYTVTVTNNGGSPAQNVVVSANATTTTYASMAAGAVETFTFSALVGCDAPNATLFTATASVVSDTADPGPANNSAAASVVVTNAPPTLSGITTSTSVLWPANHQMVDVIIRYTAADQCGLVVTGLSVTSNEPINGAGDGNTAPDWEVIDANLIRLRAERAGGGAGRIYTVAITATDAAGQATQSSVAITVPHSRK